Genomic DNA from Verrucomicrobiota bacterium:
CACCAAAGTCACTCCCCAGGGCATCCCGTCCTCTCCCCGCCCGACCGGCACGGCCAAGCCCAGCAAATCGAGGAGGTTCAGGTAGTTGGTGTAGTAGCCGAGGTCGCTATTTCGCTGGACCGGCTCGGCTTCGAGTTCATGCAATGTGAAAGCCCGACCCACCGTGGGCGTGACGAAAAAGTCCATCTCAGAGAGACCGTCTTCGGCCATTCGCCTCAGCTCCTGAAGGCGGTATTGCGCTCGGAAAGCCTCGACCACCTTCGCTTCCCCTCCTCCGGAAATGATTTGTCGGGTCACGGCTAGAACCTCGTCGGGAGACGAGTGCAAAAGCTCCTCGATGACCGCATAGCGCTCGGCCACCCAGGGACCTTCATAAAGGAGCCGAGCTGCCTCCAAAAAAGGCCCCAAGTCGAGCGGCACGGCCTTTCCTCCGAGCGACTGCAAACGAGCGACCGCCTGTCGGAAAAGCTCGGCCGCTTCCTGGCTGCCAAAAAACTCCAACTGCTCCGCCGACGGCACGCCAAAGCGAAATTCCTTCGAGGAAAAGGCGAGCGGATCTCCCGGCGGCCGGGCGTAGGCGTCCTCGCGATCATAGACACTCGCCACCTTCCAGACCCGTTCCACATCCGCACAAGTCTGCGCAAAAATCGAAACGCAATCAAGCGTACGACAAGCCGGGACGACGCCGCGACAGCTGATGGCTCCGCGACTCCCCTTGAGCCCGACCAAGCCGTTCAAACTCGCGGGCACGCGACCCGATCCCGCGGTGTCCGTTCCGAGAGCAAAGGCCACTTGCCCCCTCGCCACCGCCACCGCGCTCCCCGAACTGGAGCCGCCTGGAATGTAGTCCTCATGGAAAGGGTTCTGGGGCACTCCATAGGGGGAGCGGACCCCCACCAAGCCGGTCGCAAACTGGTCCAGATTGGTTTTGCCCATAGGGATGGCGCCGGCTTCGATCAGCTTCCCGACC
This window encodes:
- the atzF gene encoding allophanate hydrolase, with the protein product MTIAKLLADYAQGVTSPREVVFEALRGIEAGDPAIWISVCSREQLEGFLRRLEGESPETLPLFGVPFGIKDNIDLAGLPTTAACPAWKQFPEESAFAVGKLIEAGAIPMGKTNLDQFATGLVGVRSPYGVPQNPFHEDYIPGGSSSGSAVAVARGQVAFALGTDTAGSGRVPASLNGLVGLKGSRGAISCRGVVPACRTLDCVSIFAQTCADVERVWKVASVYDREDAYARPPGDPLAFSSKEFRFGVPSAEQLEFFGSQEAAELFRQAVARLQSLGGKAVPLDLGPFLEAARLLYEGPWVAERYAVIEELLHSSPDEVLAVTRQIISGGGEAKVVEAFRAQYRLQELRRMAEDGLSEMDFFVTPTVGRAFTLHELEAEPVQRNSDLGYYTNYLNLLDLLGLAVPVGRGEDGMPWGVTLVAQPFSERALLEVGARFCAEEEDREADLPEGHVELLVCGAHMRGLDLNSQLTDRGAWFLRETRTAPAYRFYKLPGGPPERPGLIRVEKGGRAIQVELWAMPLKRLGDFLAEIPSPLGLGRVELAEGREVLGFLCENWIVSKAQDVTIMGSWRKLIKK